GGCAGTGGAAAGAGTActggcctgggttcaaaccccacttcTGTCACTGAACTGAGTGGCCTGGGTAACATTACTTAACACAGAGCCCTTTCTTCATTTGCTGAACAGGGATAAAACCTAATTTGAACAGTGTCAAACACCCTACCCATACCCAGCGTTGATGAAAAACTTCGTCCTCTCAGCTCCCTGTAGAGGTGACTATTTTAGATTCAGTCCTCTTTATTTTGCCCTGAACTACTAACAGGAGGAAGACGGACAACATTCATCAAAAACGTCTACTTTACCAGCCTTTCCTAAGCTACTCTATCAGGCTTAAAGATCTAAGTGTACCTGAAACCCACTCGCTCAAGTCCCTGTCATGAATTGCCTCTCAGCAGAAGCTTTCAACAAAATTACTCCGGGGAATTCGCTATGATAATCAGCTTTATGAGAAATCATTttcaaagcaaaaagcaaaagcctCTGTATTCAAGAAACGGTGAGATCTATACCAAAAAACCTGAAATTGaaaaggcacaaaaacagaaaaccaaagaagcagtggaaaaaaatgaacagtatcTTAAAACCACTGCCGGTAGTAGGTGCACGCCTAAACCTGCTAAATGAACACTTTCTTCATAAATTCAGCagacattttaaagttattaGTACATTTAAGTAGTCATTCTCATATGTGTGGGGCATAAAATTTTAATCCTAACTATTTAGACTGAACCCAAGTGAAAAGGAAAGTGTTATCACTACACACAACGGGTTCCCTTATGTGGCTAACAGCCTAAGAGCTGGTAATTTACGAAGAAGAAACCTGAAACCCGAGTTAGAAGCATAACATTTGTACAACGAGCATCAGTTTTCTGTCAAAAAACCCAAGAAACTAATTTTGCGTGAAAAACGTCTTTGCTAAATTTATTTGAGGGTTCATTTTTttcatgggggggaggggggctgcaaGGCTGGAATGAAAGTATCTCATGTACAGAATATATTAATGAACTGAACTTGTGTCTACAAATGACGACATATATGTACACAATTTATCAGAAACTttttacttaagttttttttaaaaacacactatcTAAAAATCCATTTATGTTTCCTCATTTAAAGGTACGTTTTCAGAGTAAGTTttacaaattaatatttaacGCTTCCAGACGAGACAGTGCACATACCTCCAGGTACTGGTAAAACACTGAAAACAGCGGCCATGTCCTTCCAAGCAGCAGGGCGAGCATAGACTTAGCGGTGTCGATATCAAGGCTTCTCTGATCTTTATCCTACAATGGAAGTAAAAAAATTCCCTAAGTGCGGTTTCcgagaagaaaaaatgttaaaattacaaaacatggAAATTCTACCTACCCTTGCAAAATCAAAGGCATATCTGTAGATATTCTTAAACGAAGAAATATCATTCAACTGTGAGCGCAAAAAGTCAAATTTGTTCTGTAACTTTTCTGTGCAGTCAcaccttaaattaaaaaagccAAATACATTATACAatccataaaattaaataaaagcatCATTAGGGGGTCAGAAGAAATGTATTGAGAGGAAAGTGAGTGCATCTATGAAATCAATCTAGGTTTAAAATTCTGCTTCACAAATTTAGAGTTACTAACAAACATATTGCCTCGTACTGACCAAtgggataaaaaggaaaaaaggaaaataggaaaaaaagagaaaacctggCAACCAATGAAATTCAGTccaatgacctttaaaaaaaaaaaaaaaaaaaagctcaatcgAAAGCTCCAGTACAATCATGAGTATGTCTCAAGAAGAGATTCAGAAGATGTGCTTTTTACTACATGTAAGTTAAGAAGATGGCAGAACAGAGGAGATGAACCAGGCCTCGGTCACAGATTTCACTGGAAATTCTCAGGCACAGCTTGGTGACAGGGATTAGCCATGAGTGGTTTTGAAAGTTCAGGCTATAACACAGAGAAAATTAACACATTGTATTAGTGCTTCTGTCATAAACTCAGATCCCTACGTTTTCAGTGACTAAGCACCAAGGCAATCAGTGGCAGCGCCTGACTTCAAATAAGGTACAGATGCCAAGGAAGGAAACCAGTTAAAGGCTCAAAGAGACGCTCTCCCACGGGCTGACATGAGTTCCACTGCTCAGCAAGAACCAGGTCACCACACCGTGAGCTCCGGTCAAGCCGCACTCACCACGCACACTGACCACAGCTATGTGTCAGCACAGATCACTGCCTCTACTCGACGTGGTGCTCCCTCCAACAGGCCGACGAAACCTCACTCACCAAAACCTAACTGCCAGGTTGCCATCTCTGAGCATACACCTGACTCCCTTTCATCACATGGGCCGTGCCATCTACCGTGACCCACAGTATTCCTCCCGGAACGGACTTAGTTCTCATCATGTACCAGAGATATCTAGCACCCACATTTAACTAAGACCTTGACTATTCTAAACCCACAATGTGACAGGTGACTCCTAACTTTATCAAGGTGTAAATGTTTTGGATAATTTTCTAATGTTGATTAAACCTTGCATTCCTAGAATAAGTCAAACTGAGTAATGTTTGTTACCGGTTTCGTACACTCCTAGATTTTCTGGCTATTTTCGTAAGCGAGACTTGCTGGTAAATCTCATTCCTTCACACTCTCTTCACTAATTTTGATAACAAGCTCATGGCATAggcctgagaaaaatgaaattgtaattattacttttttttctcttttctgaaaaagTTTACTAAACACTGGAATTAGCATTTGGCCAAAATCAGCTGAAAAGCCATCTGGGTCTTTTCACTGAGGTGAggtgttttctattctgtattattatttatttttgctttctgtttttcttttaatttttcacttttttttttaatgtttatttttttttttaatttttttttttttcaacgtttatttatttttgggacagagagagacagagcatgaacgggggaggggcagagagagagggagacacagaatcggaaacaggctccaggctctgagccatcagcccagagcccgacgcggggctcgaactcacggaccgcgagatcgtgacctggccaaagtcggacgcttaaccgactgcgccacccaggcgcccctgtttatttatttttgagcgagacagagacagaatgcgagtgggttaggggcagagagagagggagacacagaagcaggagcagactccaggctctgagctgtcagcacagagcccgacgcagggctcacactcacgagctgtgagatcaggacctgagccaaagtcggacgctcaaccgactgagccacccaggcgccccgctttctgtttttcttaatcaTCTTGGCagaatttcttaattatttcaacTGCAGGTTTGCTTCCCTTTtactctaacatcttttttttttttaattttttttttaatctttacttattttttgagagagcgcgcgcgccagtgagcacacaagctggggagtggcagagagaggcggagacacagaatgtgaagcaggctccaggctccgagctgtcagcatggcagaccctgacatggggcttgaacccgcgagccgtgagatcatgacctgagctgatgccggacactcaaccaactgagacacccaggcgcccccatttctcTTCTAATGTAACATTCAAAGCTACAGATTTTCCTCTAAGTACAATTAAAGCTTCAGCCCAGTTCTGATAAATATTATTGCTTTGATTATTCACTTGTAAATGATGCCTTGACAAGATGGTTTCAGAGGACTGGTAGAGATAAAAGTCTTAGTAGAACAGGTTTAACAGACACTAAGAAGAGAGCAATCAGAGAAAATaaaggtgacccttgaacaacaaggGTTTGCACTGTGTGGGTCGACTTATAtggggatatattttttttcGATACATATAGTATAGtgctgtaaatatattttcttgataGTTTTCTTAAGAacatttctttcctctagcttaccgTACTGTAAGAACagagtatataatacatttaacgTACAAAATACACTATTTGACTGTTTATGTCATGGGAAAGGCTTCCAATCAACAGTAGACTagtaagttttggggaagtcaagAGTTACACGCAGATGTCTGACTGTGAAGGAAGTCCCATGCCTGCCAGCAGTGAGGAGGGcttcctgccctctcctgccGAGGTGGTGTTGGTGGCAGCCAGCTAAAACAGAAGGTTTAAATAAGGTCcagagtcggggcgcctgggtagctcagtcggttgggcgcccgactcttggtttgatctcacagttcatgggatcaagccccacatcaggctctgcactgacaacacagagcc
This genomic stretch from Lynx canadensis isolate LIC74 chromosome D1, mLynCan4.pri.v2, whole genome shotgun sequence harbors:
- the DCUN1D5 gene encoding DCN1-like protein 5 isoform X6; its protein translation is MCDCTEKLQNKFDFLRSQLNDISSFKNIYRYAFDFARDKDQRSLDIDTAKSMLALLLGRTWPLFSVFYQYLEQSKYRVMNKDQWYNVLEFSRTVHADLSNYDEDVLGLFLLDEFVEWQKIRQTS